Proteins co-encoded in one Enterobacter sp. R4-368 genomic window:
- the recD gene encoding exodeoxyribonuclease V subunit alpha, with protein sequence MSMQNLLQEAVEQKLLRALDVQFALTVATEQEPAVMLAAALLSHDTGEGHVCLPLARLTPETYGNDSPLFSELFALAGNPDDWRNVLLRSPAVSECEAATPMILTDSRLYLNRMWCHERRVAAFFAAQAPLQDVDETRMAQTLETLFPSSSETEINWQKVAAAVALTRRISVISGGPGTGKTTTVAKLLAALVQMVDDDKCRICLAAPTGKAAARLTESLGSALRQLQLDARQKAMLPDEASTLHRLLGAQPGSQRMRHHAGNPLHLDVLVVDEASMIDLPMMSRLIDALPSRARVIFLGDRDQLASVEAGAVLGDICAWVNAGYSAERAAQLSRLTGAQVPEGIAEAGSLRDSLCLLQKSYRFGSDSGIGQLAAAVNRGDKRAMQAVFSQGFADIERKPLNSAEEYQGMIDDALAGYARFLSLVRSHAGPKEVIAAFGEYQLLCALREGPFGVSGLNERLELALVRQHQITRLAHSRWYHGRPVMISRNDSALGLFNGDIGIALDQGQGIRVWFPMPDGEIKPVLPSRLPEHDTAWAMTVHKSQGSEFDHAALILPGQIAPVVTRELVYTAITRARNRLSVYADERVLGQAIATRTERRSGLDSLFRSRM encoded by the coding sequence ATGAGTATGCAAAATTTGCTACAGGAAGCGGTGGAGCAGAAGTTGCTGCGTGCGCTGGATGTGCAGTTTGCGCTGACGGTCGCCACGGAACAGGAACCCGCCGTGATGCTGGCTGCAGCGCTGCTCAGCCATGATACTGGTGAAGGGCACGTATGCCTGCCGCTCGCGCGTCTTACGCCTGAGACATACGGTAACGACTCACCGCTGTTTAGCGAGTTATTCGCCCTCGCCGGTAACCCGGATGACTGGCGTAACGTCTTGCTGCGTTCGCCCGCAGTGAGCGAATGTGAAGCCGCGACGCCGATGATCCTCACCGATTCTCGCCTCTACCTGAACCGCATGTGGTGTCATGAGCGGCGGGTTGCCGCGTTTTTTGCCGCACAAGCGCCACTGCAGGATGTCGATGAAACGCGAATGGCGCAGACGCTGGAGACGCTATTTCCCTCCTCGTCGGAAACTGAAATCAACTGGCAAAAAGTGGCCGCTGCCGTGGCGCTTACCCGGCGGATTTCGGTGATTTCCGGTGGTCCAGGAACCGGCAAAACCACAACCGTGGCGAAACTGCTTGCCGCGCTGGTGCAGATGGTGGACGACGACAAGTGCCGAATTTGCCTTGCCGCGCCAACCGGTAAAGCTGCCGCGCGCCTGACCGAATCGCTGGGCAGTGCGCTACGCCAGTTGCAACTGGATGCCCGACAAAAAGCGATGTTGCCAGATGAAGCCAGCACGCTGCACCGGTTGCTTGGCGCGCAGCCCGGCAGCCAGCGCATGCGTCACCATGCGGGTAACCCGTTGCATCTGGATGTGCTGGTCGTCGATGAAGCATCAATGATCGACTTACCCATGATGTCCCGCTTGATTGATGCGCTGCCTTCGCGCGCCCGGGTCATTTTCCTCGGCGATCGCGATCAACTGGCCTCGGTGGAGGCCGGCGCGGTGCTGGGCGATATCTGCGCGTGGGTCAATGCCGGGTATAGCGCTGAACGCGCAGCGCAATTGTCGCGTCTGACGGGCGCTCAGGTTCCCGAAGGTATCGCCGAGGCAGGCAGCTTGCGCGATAGCCTCTGTTTGCTGCAAAAAAGCTACCGCTTTGGCAGTGATTCCGGGATTGGCCAGCTCGCCGCCGCCGTCAACCGGGGCGATAAACGCGCGATGCAAGCGGTATTCAGCCAGGGCTTTGCTGACATTGAGCGTAAACCCCTGAACAGCGCGGAAGAGTATCAGGGCATGATTGACGATGCGCTGGCGGGTTACGCGCGCTTTCTCTCATTGGTGCGAAGCCACGCCGGGCCGAAAGAGGTGATTGCCGCCTTTGGCGAATATCAGCTGCTCTGCGCCTTGCGTGAAGGGCCGTTTGGCGTCAGCGGGCTGAATGAGCGGCTTGAACTGGCGCTGGTGCGTCAGCACCAGATCACCCGGCTGGCGCATTCGCGCTGGTATCACGGGCGACCGGTAATGATTTCGCGTAACGATTCGGCGCTGGGGTTGTTTAACGGCGATATCGGCATCGCGCTGGATCAAGGGCAGGGGATCCGCGTCTGGTTCCCGATGCCGGACGGTGAAATCAAACCGGTATTGCCAAGCCGTTTGCCGGAGCATGACACCGCGTGGGCGATGACGGTGCATAAATCGCAGGGGTCGGAGTTTGATCATGCCGCGCTGATCCTTCCGGGGCAGATTGCACCGGTGGTGACGCGTGAACTGGTTTATACCGCGATAACCCGCGCCCGTAATCGCTTGTCGGTGTATGCCGACGAACGCGTGCTGGGGCAGGCGATCGCGACGCGCACTGAACGGCGCAGCGGGCTGGATTCACTCTTTCGTTCGCGTATGTAA
- the recB gene encoding exodeoxyribonuclease V subunit beta, with amino-acid sequence MRETTAETLDPLRLPLTGERLIEASAGTGKTFTIAALYLRLLLGLGGSAAYPRPLSVEELLVVTFTEAATEELRGRIRSNIHELRIACLRETSDDPLYARLLDEIADKQQAAQWLLLAERQMDEAAIFTIHGFCQRMLSLNAFESGMLFELQLLEDESLLRYQACADFWRRHCYPLAREIAEVIHASWKGPQDLLKAIDRYLQGEAPQIKTPPAADETLASRHQQIIAQIGEVKRQWSACVNEIEPLLENSGIDRRKFNRGNQAKWIEKISTWAQEETRSYLLPDALEKFTQSFLTERTKPDGVVPEHPLFVAIENLLAQSLTLNDLVLTSAMREIRETVAKEKRRRGELGFDDMLSRLDDALRSPSGEALAAAIRTRFPVAMIDEFQDTDPQQYRIFSRIWLKQPDCGLLLIGDPKQAIYAFRGADIFTYMKARDEVSARYTLDTNWRSSPGMIASVNQLFSRMDDAFMFRQIPFQPVKPAAKNAGLRFAYQGETQPAMKLWLMEGDGVSVGDYQGFMAQLCAAQIRDWLSAGLRGEALLYEGENARPVKASDITVLVRSRHEASLIRDALTLLNIPSVYLSNRDSVFETPEAQELLWLLQAVLAPERESTLRSALATSLLGLTALDIDALNQNELAWDEIVEEFSGYRELWQKRGVMAMLRRLMSARHVAENLLATPGGERRLTDILHISELLQEAGTQLESEHALTRWLAQRIAEPNANASSEQLRLESDKHLVQIVTIHKSKGLEYPLVWLPFIANFRIQDQGFYHDRDSFAAVLDLSHAEESVALAEAERLAEDLRLLYVALTRSVWHCSLGVAPLFRRRGEKAGASDFHQSALGRLLQKGEALDAAALRNVLQQLCNDDIALCIPSLPDAGRWQLPQTEPPTLSVREITRRISDDWRVTSYSGLQQRAHGIAQDLLPRLDIDAAGEREALQEPVLTPHQFPRGAAPGTFLHSLFEDLDFTQPIADTWVAEKLLAGGYEAHWQPVLSRWLETVLHVPLAQTGISLSQLTNKEKQVEMEFYLPISATLSAEALDELIRRYDPLSAGCPPLDFRDVRGMLKGFIDLVFRHNGRYYLLDYKSNWLGESAEAYTQAAMAAAMQSHRYDLQYQLYSLALHRFLRHRITGYDYERHFGGVIYLFLRGVDAQNPQQGIFTIRPDVELITQMDDLFAGVAPEVAP; translated from the coding sequence ATGAGAGAAACGACCGCTGAGACCCTTGATCCCCTGCGCTTGCCGCTCACCGGCGAGCGCCTGATTGAAGCCTCGGCGGGTACCGGTAAAACCTTTACCATTGCCGCGCTTTATTTGCGGCTGCTATTAGGGTTAGGCGGCAGCGCCGCCTACCCGCGCCCACTCAGCGTTGAAGAACTACTGGTGGTGACTTTCACCGAGGCCGCGACAGAAGAGTTGCGCGGCCGCATTCGCAGTAACATCCATGAGTTGCGCATTGCTTGCCTGCGCGAAACGAGCGATGACCCGCTGTACGCGCGCCTGCTGGACGAGATTGCCGATAAGCAACAGGCGGCGCAGTGGCTGCTGCTGGCAGAGCGGCAAATGGACGAAGCGGCAATCTTTACGATCCACGGTTTTTGCCAGCGCATGCTGAGCCTCAATGCCTTCGAATCCGGCATGCTGTTTGAACTGCAACTGCTGGAAGATGAGTCGCTGCTGCGTTACCAGGCCTGTGCGGATTTCTGGCGTCGTCACTGCTACCCGCTAGCGCGTGAAATTGCTGAAGTTATCCATGCTTCGTGGAAAGGACCGCAGGATCTGCTGAAAGCGATCGATCGTTATCTGCAAGGGGAAGCGCCGCAAATTAAAACGCCGCCCGCAGCAGACGAAACGCTGGCCTCACGCCATCAGCAAATTATTGCGCAGATTGGTGAGGTGAAGCGTCAGTGGAGCGCTTGCGTCAATGAAATCGAGCCACTGCTCGAAAACTCCGGTATTGACCGACGTAAATTTAACCGTGGCAACCAGGCGAAATGGATCGAGAAAATCTCCACCTGGGCGCAGGAAGAGACCCGCAGTTACCTGTTGCCGGACGCGCTGGAAAAATTCACTCAGTCCTTTCTTACTGAACGCACAAAACCTGACGGCGTTGTGCCAGAACACCCGCTTTTCGTCGCCATTGAAAACTTGCTGGCGCAGTCATTGACGCTTAACGATCTGGTGCTGACCAGCGCGATGCGTGAGATTCGTGAAACGGTGGCAAAAGAGAAACGTCGGCGCGGCGAACTGGGCTTTGATGACATGCTCAGCCGCCTTGATGATGCCCTGCGAAGCCCAAGCGGCGAAGCGTTGGCCGCGGCAATCCGCACCCGTTTCCCGGTTGCGATGATCGATGAGTTTCAGGATACCGACCCGCAGCAGTACCGTATTTTTAGCCGCATCTGGTTGAAACAGCCGGATTGCGGTTTATTGCTGATTGGCGATCCAAAGCAGGCCATTTACGCATTTCGCGGCGCGGATATTTTCACGTATATGAAAGCGCGCGATGAAGTGAGTGCCCGCTATACGCTGGATACCAACTGGCGCTCGTCGCCTGGCATGATTGCCAGCGTCAACCAGCTCTTCAGCCGGATGGACGACGCTTTCATGTTCCGTCAGATCCCGTTCCAGCCGGTAAAACCCGCCGCCAAAAACGCAGGTTTACGTTTTGCGTATCAGGGGGAAACACAGCCAGCGATGAAGCTGTGGCTGATGGAGGGCGACGGCGTAAGCGTCGGGGATTATCAGGGATTTATGGCGCAGTTATGCGCAGCGCAAATCCGCGACTGGCTGAGCGCCGGGCTGCGGGGCGAAGCGCTGCTGTATGAAGGGGAAAACGCGCGGCCGGTAAAAGCCTCGGATATTACCGTGCTGGTGCGCAGCCGCCATGAAGCCTCACTTATTCGCGATGCGCTGACGTTACTGAATATTCCGTCTGTGTATCTTTCCAACCGCGACAGCGTTTTTGAAACACCGGAAGCGCAGGAGTTGCTGTGGCTATTGCAGGCGGTGCTGGCGCCGGAGCGCGAAAGTACGCTGCGCAGTGCGCTGGCGACCTCCTTGCTGGGGCTTACTGCGCTGGATATTGATGCGCTCAACCAGAATGAGCTGGCGTGGGATGAGATTGTTGAAGAGTTTTCTGGCTATCGCGAGCTGTGGCAAAAACGCGGTGTGATGGCGATGTTGCGCAGACTGATGAGTGCGCGACATGTGGCGGAAAACTTGCTGGCGACCCCCGGCGGTGAACGACGGCTGACGGATATCCTGCACATCAGCGAGTTGTTACAGGAGGCGGGGACGCAACTGGAAAGTGAACACGCACTTACCCGCTGGCTGGCGCAGCGTATTGCCGAGCCGAACGCTAATGCATCAAGCGAGCAATTGCGGCTGGAGAGCGATAAACACCTCGTGCAGATTGTCACCATCCACAAATCGAAAGGGCTGGAGTATCCGCTGGTCTGGCTGCCGTTTATCGCCAATTTCCGCATTCAGGATCAGGGCTTTTACCACGATCGTGACTCCTTTGCCGCCGTGCTCGATCTCAGCCACGCCGAAGAGAGTGTCGCACTGGCGGAAGCAGAGCGTCTGGCTGAAGACCTGCGTTTGCTGTACGTGGCGTTGACGCGTTCTGTCTGGCATTGCAGCCTGGGGGTTGCCCCGCTGTTTCGTCGCCGTGGCGAAAAAGCCGGAGCCAGTGATTTTCACCAGAGCGCGCTGGGGCGGCTTTTGCAGAAAGGCGAAGCGCTGGATGCCGCCGCGTTGCGTAACGTTTTGCAGCAACTGTGCAATGACGATATTGCCCTTTGCATTCCTTCTCTGCCGGACGCCGGGCGCTGGCAGCTGCCGCAAACGGAACCACCGACGCTGAGCGTGCGTGAAATCACGCGGCGCATCAGCGATGACTGGCGTGTCACCAGCTATTCCGGATTGCAGCAGCGTGCTCATGGCATCGCTCAGGATCTGCTGCCGCGTCTGGATATTGACGCAGCCGGAGAGCGAGAAGCGTTGCAGGAGCCGGTATTAACGCCGCATCAGTTTCCGCGCGGCGCGGCACCGGGGACATTTTTGCACAGCTTGTTTGAGGATCTGGATTTTACGCAGCCGATAGCTGACACCTGGGTTGCAGAGAAACTACTGGCGGGCGGTTACGAAGCACACTGGCAGCCGGTGCTAAGCCGCTGGCTGGAAACCGTGCTGCATGTGCCGCTGGCGCAAACAGGCATCTCGCTGAGCCAGCTGACGAACAAAGAAAAACAGGTGGAGATGGAGTTTTACCTGCCGATTAGCGCCACGCTGAGCGCGGAGGCGCTGGATGAACTCATCCGGCGTTATGATCCGCTCTCGGCTGGCTGCCCGCCGCTTGATTTCCGCGATGTGCGTGGCATGTTGAAAGGCTTTATCGACCTGGTGTTTCGCCACAACGGGCGCTATTACCTGCTGGATTACAAATCCAACTGGCTGGGCGAGAGCGCGGAAGCGTATACGCAAGCAGCCATGGCGGCGGCGATGCAGTCGCACCGTTATGACTTGCAGTACCAGCTTTACAGCCTGGCATTGCACCGCTTTTTGCGTCATCGCATTACAGGGTATGACTACGAACGCCATTTCGGCGGCGTGATTTATCTGTTTCTGCGTGGCGTGGATGCGCAAAACCCACAGCAGGGGATTTTCACTATCCGGCCTGATGTTGAATTAATTACACAAATGGACGACCTGTTCGCAGGCGTTGCGCCGGAGGTTGCGCCATGA
- the ptrA gene encoding pitrilysin codes for MPRSTWFKAFVLFFALWASFSQADNGWQPVQETIRKSDKDTRQYQAIRLDNGMVVLLVSDAQAVKSLSALVVPVGSLEDPEAHPGLAHYLEHMTLMGSKKYPQPDSLAEFLKLHGGSHNASTAPYRTAYYLEVENNALEGAVDRLADAIAAPMLDKKYGERERNAVNAELTMARTRDGMRMAQVSAETINPAHPGARFSGGNLETLSDKPGSPVHAALLAFRDKYYSANLMKAVIYSNRPLADLAKIAVETYGRVPNKNIDKPDITVPVVTDAQKGIIIHYVPAVPRKVLRVEFRIDNNTAAFRSKTDELITYLIGNRSPGTLSDWLQSQGLVEGIRGDSDPVVNGNSGVLAISATLTDKGQANRDEVVAAIFSYLQLLREKGVDKRYFDELAHILDLDFRYPSITRDMDYVEWLADTMIRVPVAHTLDSVNIADRFDAKAVQARLDEMTPQNARIWYISPDEPHNKTAYFVEAPYQVNKITPETYADWQTRQSRIALKFPELNPYIPDDFSLIKPAKQYEHPELIVDEPTLRVVYMPSQYFANEPKADVSVVLRNPQAMDSAKNQVIFALNDYLAGLALDQLSNQAAVGGISFSTNANNGLMLNANGYTQRLPQLFQALLAGYFSYTPTEEQLAQAKSWYAQMMDSAEKGKAFDQAIMPIQMLSQVPYFQREERRALLPSITLQDILHYRDALKDNARPEFLVVGNLSEQQTKDLAHDVQKQLGANGTVWCRNQNVVVDKQQNVSFEKAGNSTDSALAAVFVPTGFDEFSSSAYSAMLGQIVQPWFYNQLRTEEQLGYAVFAFPMSVGRQWGMGFLLQSNDKQPAYLWERYKAFFPTAEAKLRAMKPEEFAQLQQGVIAQLTQAPQTLGEEASKLSKDFDRGNMRFDSRDKVVAQIKLLTPQKLADFFHQAVVEPQGMAILSQISGSQSGKADYARPQGWKVWDSTSALQQTLPKMTEKDERNDR; via the coding sequence ATGCCCCGCAGCACCTGGTTCAAAGCTTTCGTCCTGTTTTTTGCCCTCTGGGCTTCATTCAGTCAGGCAGACAACGGTTGGCAACCTGTTCAGGAAACTATCCGTAAGAGCGACAAAGATACCCGGCAATATCAGGCGATACGCCTTGATAACGGCATGGTTGTGTTGCTGGTGTCCGACGCGCAGGCGGTAAAATCGCTCTCCGCGCTGGTGGTGCCGGTCGGCTCGCTTGAAGATCCGGAGGCGCATCCCGGCCTTGCTCACTATCTTGAGCACATGACACTGATGGGTTCCAAAAAATACCCTCAGCCCGATAGCCTGGCCGAATTCCTGAAACTGCATGGCGGCAGCCACAATGCCAGCACCGCGCCTTATCGCACCGCTTATTATCTGGAAGTGGAGAACAATGCGCTGGAAGGGGCTGTTGATCGCTTAGCCGATGCCATCGCCGCCCCCATGCTGGATAAAAAATATGGTGAACGTGAGCGCAACGCGGTCAACGCCGAACTGACAATGGCCCGCACGCGTGACGGTATGCGTATGGCGCAGGTCAGTGCGGAAACCATCAACCCGGCGCACCCTGGCGCGCGCTTCTCCGGCGGTAATCTCGAAACCCTCAGCGATAAGCCGGGCAGCCCTGTTCATGCCGCGCTGCTGGCATTTCGCGATAAATACTATTCGGCCAACCTGATGAAAGCGGTGATCTACAGTAACCGCCCATTAGCGGATCTGGCGAAAATTGCTGTCGAAACGTATGGCCGTGTGCCGAATAAGAATATCGACAAGCCGGACATCACGGTTCCCGTGGTGACCGATGCGCAGAAAGGCATCATTATCCATTATGTCCCGGCGGTGCCGCGTAAAGTGCTGCGTGTGGAATTTCGTATCGATAACAATACCGCCGCTTTTCGCAGTAAAACGGACGAGCTTATAACCTACTTAATTGGTAACCGCAGCCCGGGCACGCTCTCGGACTGGCTGCAAAGTCAGGGGTTGGTAGAAGGTATTCGCGGTGATTCCGATCCGGTAGTGAACGGCAACAGTGGCGTGCTCGCCATCTCTGCAACGTTGACCGATAAAGGCCAGGCCAATCGTGATGAAGTCGTGGCTGCTATTTTCAGCTACCTGCAACTGTTGCGCGAAAAAGGCGTTGATAAGCGCTATTTCGACGAGCTGGCACATATTCTCGATCTCGATTTCCGCTATCCCTCTATTACCCGCGATATGGATTACGTCGAGTGGCTGGCGGATACCATGATCCGCGTACCTGTCGCCCATACGCTGGATTCGGTGAACATTGCCGATCGGTTCGATGCCAAAGCGGTACAGGCGCGTCTTGATGAGATGACGCCGCAAAATGCGCGTATCTGGTACATCAGCCCAGATGAACCACACAATAAAACGGCCTATTTTGTTGAAGCGCCTTACCAGGTGAATAAGATCACGCCGGAAACCTATGCCGACTGGCAGACGCGCCAGAGCCGTATTGCGCTGAAATTCCCGGAGTTAAATCCCTATATTCCCGATGACTTCTCGCTGATAAAACCGGCGAAGCAGTACGAACACCCTGAATTGATTGTCGATGAGCCGACGCTGCGCGTGGTGTATATGCCAAGCCAGTATTTCGCCAATGAGCCCAAAGCGGATGTCAGCGTGGTGCTGCGTAACCCGCAGGCGATGGATAGCGCAAAAAACCAGGTGATATTTGCCCTGAATGATTATCTGGCGGGGCTGGCACTCGATCAGCTCAGCAATCAGGCGGCGGTCGGTGGCATCAGTTTTTCCACCAACGCCAATAACGGGTTGATGCTCAACGCCAACGGTTATACCCAGCGTTTGCCGCAGCTTTTCCAGGCACTGCTGGCGGGTTATTTCAGCTATACGCCGACGGAAGAACAGCTTGCCCAGGCCAAATCCTGGTATGCGCAGATGATGGATTCTGCCGAAAAAGGCAAAGCGTTCGATCAGGCAATCATGCCGATCCAGATGTTGTCACAGGTGCCTTATTTCCAGCGTGAAGAGCGTCGCGCACTGCTGCCGTCTATTACCTTGCAGGATATTTTGCACTACCGCGATGCGCTGAAAGATAATGCGCGTCCGGAATTCCTGGTGGTGGGTAACCTGAGCGAACAGCAGACGAAAGACCTCGCTCATGACGTGCAAAAACAGCTTGGCGCTAACGGTACGGTGTGGTGCCGAAACCAGAACGTCGTGGTGGACAAGCAGCAGAATGTGAGCTTTGAAAAAGCGGGCAACAGTACGGACTCCGCACTCGCGGCGGTGTTCGTACCTACCGGTTTTGATGAGTTCAGCAGTTCGGCATACAGCGCGATGTTAGGGCAAATCGTGCAGCCGTGGTTCTATAACCAACTGCGTACAGAAGAACAACTGGGTTATGCCGTGTTCGCCTTCCCTATGAGCGTAGGTCGCCAGTGGGGTATGGGGTTCTTGTTGCAAAGCAATGATAAGCAGCCAGCCTATCTCTGGGAGCGCTACAAGGCTTTCTTCCCCACCGCAGAAGCGAAATTACGGGCAATGAAGCCGGAAGAGTTTGCGCAGCTTCAGCAGGGCGTCATCGCGCAACTTACGCAAGCGCCGCAAACGTTAGGTGAAGAAGCTTCCAAACTCAGCAAAGATTTTGATCGTGGCAATATGCGCTTCGATTCGCGTGATAAAGTAGTCGCTCAGATAAAACTGCTGACGCCGCAAAAACTTGCCGATTTCTTCCATCAGGCGGTGGTAGAGCCGCAAGGTATGGCGATCCTGTCGCAGATCTCCGGTAGCCAGAGCGGTAAAGCAGATTATGCCCGCCCGCAAGGCTGGAAGGTCTGGGATAGCACCAGCGCGTTGCAGCAAACCTTACCGAAGATGACCGAGAAAGATGAGAGAAACGACCGCTGA